From the genome of Acidobacteriota bacterium, one region includes:
- a CDS encoding YajQ family cyclic di-GMP-binding protein has translation MATTYSFDVTSNIDMPEVDNAVNQARKEIAQRFDFKGSSAAIDLDAKANTLTLTAEDNFKLESVWDVLQTRLIKRGVPVKNLKREEIQAASGSTVKQVITLQQGIPSDAAKDIVKHLKESKKKVQGQIQADQVRVTSGSKDELQEAMQALRGKDFGVSLQFGNYR, from the coding sequence ATGGCCACCACGTATTCGTTCGACGTCACGTCGAACATCGACATGCCCGAGGTCGACAACGCCGTCAACCAGGCACGCAAGGAAATTGCCCAGCGCTTCGACTTCAAGGGGTCGAGCGCCGCCATCGACCTCGACGCCAAGGCCAACACCCTGACCCTGACCGCCGAGGACAACTTCAAGCTCGAGTCGGTGTGGGACGTGCTGCAGACGCGGCTGATTAAACGCGGCGTGCCGGTGAAGAACCTGAAGCGCGAAGAAATCCAGGCGGCGTCCGGCAGCACGGTCAAGCAGGTGATTACGCTGCAACAGGGCATTCCAAGCGATGCCGCCAAGGACATCGTCAAGCACTTGAAGGAGTCAAAGAAGAAGGTGCAGGGGCAGATTCAGGCGGACCAGGTGCGCGTGACGTCGGGGTCGAAGGACGAACTGCAGGAGGCCATGCAGGCGCTGCGCGGCAAGGACTTCGGGGTCTCGCTCCAGTTTGGCAACTACCGCTAG
- a CDS encoding response regulator: MPADARQPLVLVVDDYADAREMYVESLLVLGFRVAEASNGVEAVEKARDLAPDAILMDLSLPGIDGWEATRRIKADPATRHIPIVAMTGHAPGHAADRAKQAGCDRLLIKPALPDKVMAEVRQLLGRDPSL; this comes from the coding sequence GTGCCCGCTGACGCCCGCCAGCCCCTCGTCCTCGTCGTCGACGACTACGCCGACGCCCGCGAGATGTACGTCGAGAGCCTGCTGGTGCTGGGCTTTCGCGTCGCCGAGGCGTCGAACGGGGTCGAGGCGGTCGAGAAGGCCCGCGACCTGGCGCCCGACGCGATCCTGATGGACCTGTCGCTGCCGGGCATCGATGGCTGGGAGGCGACCCGCCGGATCAAAGCCGATCCCGCGACGCGCCACATCCCGATTGTCGCCATGACCGGTCATGCGCCGGGGCATGCGGCCGACCGGGCCAAGCAGGCCGGCTGCGATCGCCTGCTGATCAAGCCCGCGCTCCCGGACAAGGTGATGGCCGAGGTCCGCCAGCTCCTGGGACGCGACCCCTCGCTCTAA
- a CDS encoding TerC family protein, with amino-acid sequence MILFPIADYWWFYAAFTGFILVLLAIDLGVFNRKSHVVSIREAAKFSALWISLALIFNVLFYYYALNKFSNDPRLLATPGFDPAAAAARIALEFLAGYVVEYTLSVDNMFVFVVIFSFFKVPSQYQHRVLFYGILGALVFRATFIAMGSVLLSYHWMIVLFGVLLIYTGFKMLGHDSGEMDPSKNPLVRLTRRLMPVSDQFDGKHFFSKIDRKWHATPLFLALMAIEMSDIVFAIDSVPAIFALTREPMIVFTSNVFAILGLRSLYFVLAGMVAKFTLLRYGLAGVLMFIGLKMIWLNQYWGGHFPIVWSLAIIGTLVGGSIIASLFVGRDKAA; translated from the coding sequence GTGATTCTCTTTCCGATTGCCGACTACTGGTGGTTCTACGCTGCGTTTACCGGCTTCATCCTGGTGCTGCTGGCCATCGACCTGGGGGTGTTCAACCGCAAGTCGCATGTCGTGTCGATTCGCGAGGCCGCGAAGTTCAGCGCCCTCTGGATCTCGCTGGCCCTGATCTTCAACGTCCTGTTCTACTACTACGCGCTGAACAAGTTTTCGAACGATCCGCGCCTGCTGGCGACTCCGGGCTTCGACCCGGCGGCGGCGGCCGCGCGGATCGCCCTCGAGTTCCTCGCCGGCTACGTCGTCGAATACACGTTGTCGGTCGACAACATGTTCGTGTTCGTCGTGATCTTCTCGTTTTTCAAGGTGCCATCGCAGTATCAGCACCGGGTGCTGTTCTACGGCATCCTGGGCGCGCTGGTCTTCCGGGCGACGTTCATCGCCATGGGGTCGGTGCTGCTGTCGTATCACTGGATGATCGTCCTGTTCGGCGTGCTGCTGATCTACACCGGCTTCAAGATGCTCGGCCACGATTCCGGGGAGATGGATCCGAGCAAGAATCCGCTGGTCCGCTTGACGCGCCGCCTGATGCCGGTCTCGGACCAGTTCGACGGCAAGCACTTCTTCTCGAAGATCGACCGCAAGTGGCACGCGACGCCGCTGTTCCTGGCGCTGATGGCGATCGAGATGAGCGACATCGTGTTCGCGATCGATTCGGTGCCGGCCATCTTCGCGTTGACCCGCGAGCCGATGATCGTGTTCACGTCGAACGTGTTCGCCATTCTCGGCCTGCGGTCGCTGTATTTCGTGCTGGCGGGCATGGTCGCCAAGTTCACGCTGCTGCGGTACGGCCTGGCCGGGGTGCTGATGTTCATCGGCCTCAAGATGATCTGGCTGAACCAGTACTGGGGCGGGCACTTCCCGATCGTCTGGTCGCTGGCCATTATCGGCACGCTGGTCGGCGGTTCGATCATCGCCTCGCTGTTCGTCGGCCGCGACAAGGCGGCGTAG
- the fdhD gene encoding formate dehydrogenase accessory sulfurtransferase FdhD produces the protein MPKVPGVSASAANGRYGETSPKLAPKGRASEGGPTVPTMQAGARDVIIHRVGEAAPVSDRVAVEEPMEVRVNGAPFAVIMRTPGADRDLAAGFLLAEDVIRSDAEIGAIEYCAAPDDDERENTINVTVLGEAVARLDARLGDRRQVMMTASCGLCGRRTIESLRARVSAVAGQWTVPASVLAALPNRLRASQAVFEATGGLHAAGLFDRTGALQLSAEDVGRHNAVDKIVGRTLLAGQHPLDDRLLLVSGRTSFELVQKALLAGVPLIAAVSAPSSLAIDLATEAGITLCGFVRGAGFNIYSHPQRISHG, from the coding sequence GTGCCAAAGGTGCCAGGGGTGTCCGCCTCCGCGGCCAACGGCCGCTACGGCGAGACCTCGCCGAAGCTCGCGCCCAAGGGCCGGGCGAGCGAAGGCGGGCCAACTGTGCCAACCATGCAGGCCGGAGCCCGGGACGTCATCATCCACCGCGTCGGCGAGGCCGCGCCGGTGTCCGACCGCGTGGCGGTCGAGGAGCCGATGGAGGTGCGCGTCAATGGCGCGCCGTTCGCGGTGATCATGCGCACGCCGGGCGCCGACCGCGACCTGGCCGCCGGCTTCCTGCTGGCCGAGGACGTGATTCGCTCAGACGCCGAGATTGGCGCGATCGAGTACTGCGCCGCTCCGGACGATGACGAGCGCGAGAACACCATCAACGTCACGGTCCTGGGCGAGGCGGTGGCGCGACTCGACGCCCGCCTGGGCGATCGCCGGCAGGTGATGATGACGGCGTCGTGCGGGCTGTGCGGCCGGCGGACGATCGAATCGCTGCGCGCACGCGTGTCGGCGGTGGCCGGGCAGTGGACTGTGCCGGCCAGCGTGCTCGCCGCACTGCCCAATCGGCTGCGCGCCAGCCAGGCGGTGTTCGAGGCGACCGGCGGCCTGCACGCCGCTGGATTGTTCGACCGGACCGGAGCCCTGCAATTGTCGGCCGAAGACGTCGGCCGCCACAACGCCGTGGACAAGATTGTCGGCCGCACCCTGCTGGCGGGTCAGCATCCGCTGGACGATCGGCTGCTGCTCGTGTCGGGCCGCACCTCATTCGAGCTGGTCCAGAAGGCGCTGCTGGCCGGCGTGCCGCTGATTGCGGCGGTGTCGGCGCCGTCGAGCCTGGCCATTGATTTAGCCACCGAGGCCGGGATCACGCTGTGCGGCTTCGTCCGCGGCGCCGGCTTCAACATTTACAGCCACCCACAACGGATCAGCCACGGATAG
- a CDS encoding DNA-formamidopyrimidine glycosylase family protein, translated as MPEGDTIFRTARTLQKVLAGHRATHFDTAYAHLARVNDDGPIAGRMIERCEAAGKHVLIVFEGDLVLRTHMRMNGSWHVYRHGERWWRGPQAMRVRIDTADWVTVAFDVPVAEFVTAKQLVSTDPVAALGPDLLKPTFDRDEAIRRVRAAGALPIAQALLDQRLVAGIGNVYKSEVLFLAGVHPDTPASGVAQDALERVMDLARSLLQANVVDGTPAAIQTYRSLRRADRRSDPEDSLWVYSRAGKPCRNCGAAIASKKMGLDARATYWCPTCQATDKKATD; from the coding sequence ATGCCTGAAGGCGACACCATCTTCCGGACGGCTCGTACGCTGCAGAAGGTGCTGGCGGGCCATCGCGCGACCCACTTCGACACCGCCTACGCGCACCTGGCGCGGGTGAACGACGATGGGCCGATCGCGGGAAGGATGATCGAGCGGTGCGAGGCGGCCGGCAAGCATGTCCTGATCGTCTTCGAGGGGGACTTGGTTCTCCGCACGCACATGCGGATGAACGGCTCGTGGCATGTCTATCGGCACGGCGAGCGCTGGTGGCGCGGACCGCAGGCCATGCGGGTGCGGATTGACACGGCCGACTGGGTGACGGTCGCGTTCGACGTGCCGGTAGCGGAGTTCGTGACCGCGAAGCAACTGGTGTCGACCGATCCGGTCGCCGCGCTCGGACCCGACTTGCTCAAGCCCACGTTCGATCGCGACGAGGCCATCCGCCGCGTGCGGGCCGCCGGGGCGTTGCCAATCGCGCAGGCGCTGCTCGATCAGCGGCTGGTGGCGGGGATCGGCAACGTCTACAAATCGGAGGTGTTGTTTCTCGCCGGGGTTCACCCCGACACGCCCGCGAGTGGCGTCGCGCAGGACGCGCTCGAGCGCGTGATGGACCTGGCGCGCTCGCTGCTGCAAGCCAACGTGGTGGACGGCACGCCGGCCGCGATCCAGACCTATCGATCGCTCCGGCGCGCAGACCGGCGGTCGGATCCCGAAGACAGCCTGTGGGTCTATAGCCGCGCAGGAAAGCCATGCCGCAACTGCGGCGCGGCGATCGCCTCAAAGAAGATGGGCCTCGACGCCAGGGCCACGTATTGGTGTCCCACTTGCCAGGCCACCGATAAGAAAGCCACAGATTAG
- a CDS encoding DEAD/DEAH box helicase — protein sequence MADPLQSNFHPAVAEWFRAVFADATTPQKRGWPAIARGESTLILAPTGSGKTLAAFLWSLNRLMFEPVPDATRRCRVLYISPLKALAVDVERNLRAPLAGIANVATGRGLPFHVPSIAVRTGDTPAAERARFQRAPADILITTPESLFLLLTSNAHDSLRSVETVILDEIHALVPSKRGAHLALSLERLERLVAKPLQRIGLSATQRPLEEVAKFLGGAVAQKATTLSTRGSTSPKSNRSLKTRAPKPDFGASVHSEFEEDRAVSYRPVTIIDASAPKKLAITVQTPVEDMAAMGKPAEQPSGPASRGPVAQSIWSSIHPRLLELIRSHRSTLLFVNSRRLAERLAGALNELAGEALVRAHHGSLARAQRTEIEDLLKGGHLRGLVATSSLELGIDMGAIDLVIQIEAPPSVASGLQRIGRAGHSINEVSEGIIFPKFRGDLVACAAVTAAMRSGKVESSRYPRNPLDVLAQQLVAMVAMERWAVDELFRVVRSAAPFAELSRAIFDGVLDMLSGRYPSDDFAELRPRLTWDRVNGTVTGRQGAQRVAIANAGTIPDRGLYGVFLTGADKDKARVGELDEEMVFEARAGETFLLGASTWRIDQITHDRVLVSPAPGQPGKMPFWKGEGPGRPVELGMAIGKLVRELRKRPRAVALQSLQADHGLDAMASANLMQYLDDQEASAGTVPDDRTILVEQSRDDLGDWRVAVLSPLGSRVHAPWAMAVTARIRDEAGVDVEVMWSDDGFVVRYPDGERLPHVALLLPDPDEVEEQVVRQLGATAMFSARFREAAGRALLLPRRRPGARTPLWQLRKRASDLLAVAARYGSFPIILETYRECLRDIFDLPALTDILTRVRSRSIRVVHVESTKPSPFSTSLLFGYVANYIYDGDAPLAERRAQALSVDQSQLRDLIGDTGLRDLLDAGALESLEADLQHLPERFHARSTDAVHDLLLRLGDLSRDEIAARSEPTVAAVAIAELTSTRRAVEVRIAGEPRLIAVEDAARFRDAVGTPLPPGLPDALLESVADPVSDLVRRFARTHGPFISADLGTRLGLGVAVVDATLVRLRALGRVIDGEFRPGGRGREWCDAEVLRSVRQRSLAKLRQEVEPVEAGALGRFLVRWHGLARPRAGLDGLLDAIEQLQGVPLVASLVDREVLAARVHDYAPAMLDTLMGAGEVTWVGVESLGERDGRIALYLTDHVAKLRPPAALDPARESGLADRDARIVAFLARQGASFFGPLHEAAGGGFPQETLDALWDLVWKGLVTNDTLHALRAFTAPPERSRRAGRAPFRSRRLVPPSAEGRWALAPVADGTPTTWAAAMANQLLMRHGVVTRDVAVIEQLPGGFSALYPVLRRLEETGRIRRGYFVAGLGAAQFAQPGAVDLLRDARDAATSDATITLSATDPANPYGILIPWPLEKATRTAGSRVVLVNGQLVAWIGRGDRHLVVSLPGDEPERSHAGRALARELVRIAGHARDERRGWLIAEINGQPAAEDSSSQYLLEHGFSATGMGLQLRVSKRRASADPEDEPEDA from the coding sequence GTGGCTGACCCGCTCCAGTCGAACTTCCATCCGGCCGTGGCCGAGTGGTTTCGCGCCGTCTTTGCCGACGCGACCACACCGCAGAAGCGTGGGTGGCCGGCGATTGCACGCGGCGAATCCACGCTGATTCTTGCGCCGACCGGCAGCGGCAAGACACTCGCGGCATTCTTGTGGTCGTTGAACCGGCTCATGTTCGAGCCGGTGCCCGACGCAACACGGCGCTGCCGGGTGCTGTACATCTCGCCGCTCAAGGCGCTGGCGGTGGACGTCGAGCGGAACTTGCGCGCGCCGCTGGCGGGCATTGCCAATGTGGCCACCGGCCGCGGTCTGCCGTTTCACGTGCCGTCGATTGCCGTCCGCACGGGAGATACGCCGGCCGCCGAGCGGGCCCGGTTCCAGCGCGCGCCGGCCGACATCCTGATTACGACGCCGGAGTCGCTGTTCCTGCTGCTGACGTCGAACGCGCACGACAGCCTGCGGTCGGTCGAAACCGTCATCCTCGACGAGATTCACGCCCTGGTGCCGAGCAAGCGCGGCGCGCACCTGGCGCTGTCGCTCGAACGGCTGGAGCGGCTGGTCGCGAAGCCGTTGCAGCGCATTGGGCTGTCGGCGACGCAACGGCCGCTGGAGGAGGTGGCGAAGTTTCTCGGCGGGGCGGTTGCCCAAAAGGCAACCACTCTTTCGACTCGCGGTTCGACTTCTCCGAAGTCGAATCGCTCGCTCAAGACTCGTGCACCGAAGCCAGACTTCGGCGCTTCGGTGCACTCGGAATTCGAGGAGGATCGCGCCGTTAGCTACCGGCCCGTCACGATCATCGATGCGAGCGCGCCGAAGAAGCTTGCCATCACGGTGCAGACGCCGGTGGAAGACATGGCGGCCATGGGCAAGCCGGCGGAGCAGCCGAGCGGACCGGCGTCGCGCGGGCCGGTGGCCCAGTCGATCTGGAGCTCGATCCACCCGAGGCTCCTCGAGCTGATTCGCTCCCATCGCTCCACGCTGCTGTTCGTCAACAGCCGCCGCCTGGCCGAACGGCTGGCCGGCGCACTGAACGAACTGGCCGGCGAAGCGCTGGTGCGCGCCCACCACGGCTCGCTGGCCCGGGCGCAGCGCACCGAGATCGAAGACCTGCTGAAGGGCGGGCACTTGCGCGGGCTGGTCGCGACCTCGTCCCTCGAGCTCGGCATCGACATGGGGGCGATCGACCTGGTGATCCAGATCGAGGCGCCGCCGTCGGTGGCCAGCGGACTGCAGCGCATTGGCCGCGCCGGCCATTCGATCAACGAGGTCAGCGAAGGGATCATCTTCCCGAAGTTCCGCGGCGACCTGGTGGCATGCGCCGCAGTCACGGCGGCCATGCGCAGCGGCAAGGTGGAATCGTCGCGCTACCCGCGCAACCCGCTCGATGTGCTCGCGCAACAACTGGTCGCGATGGTGGCGATGGAGCGCTGGGCGGTCGATGAACTGTTCCGCGTCGTCCGATCCGCGGCGCCGTTTGCCGAGTTGAGCCGCGCCATCTTCGACGGCGTGCTCGACATGCTGTCGGGCCGCTATCCTTCGGACGACTTCGCCGAGTTGCGGCCGCGCCTCACCTGGGATCGGGTCAACGGCACGGTGACGGGACGCCAGGGCGCGCAGCGCGTGGCGATCGCCAACGCCGGCACCATTCCCGATCGCGGCCTCTACGGCGTGTTCCTCACCGGCGCCGACAAGGACAAGGCGCGCGTCGGCGAGTTGGACGAAGAGATGGTGTTCGAGGCGCGCGCGGGTGAAACGTTCCTGCTGGGCGCCTCGACCTGGCGCATCGATCAGATCACCCACGATCGCGTGCTGGTCTCCCCCGCTCCCGGGCAGCCGGGCAAGATGCCGTTCTGGAAGGGCGAGGGACCTGGACGTCCGGTCGAACTCGGGATGGCGATCGGTAAGCTGGTTCGCGAGCTGCGCAAGCGCCCGCGGGCCGTGGCGCTCCAGTCTCTGCAAGCCGACCATGGCCTGGATGCCATGGCCAGCGCGAACCTGATGCAGTACCTCGACGATCAGGAAGCATCCGCCGGCACGGTGCCCGACGACCGCACGATCCTGGTCGAACAGTCGCGCGATGACCTGGGCGACTGGCGGGTCGCGGTGCTGTCGCCGCTCGGCAGCCGCGTGCATGCCCCGTGGGCCATGGCCGTCACCGCCCGCATCCGCGACGAAGCGGGCGTGGACGTCGAGGTGATGTGGTCCGACGATGGGTTCGTGGTGCGGTATCCGGATGGCGAACGATTGCCGCACGTGGCATTGCTGCTGCCGGATCCGGACGAGGTCGAGGAGCAGGTGGTCCGCCAGCTCGGCGCGACGGCGATGTTCTCGGCGCGGTTCCGGGAAGCAGCCGGCCGCGCCCTGCTGCTGCCCCGCCGCCGCCCCGGCGCCCGCACGCCGCTCTGGCAACTGCGCAAGCGCGCGTCGGACCTGCTGGCGGTCGCCGCCCGTTACGGGTCGTTCCCGATCATCCTCGAGACCTATCGCGAGTGCCTGCGCGACATCTTCGACCTGCCGGCCCTCACCGACATCCTGACGCGCGTGCGCAGCCGCAGCATCCGCGTGGTGCATGTCGAGTCGACCAAGCCGTCGCCGTTCTCGACGTCGCTGCTGTTCGGGTACGTCGCCAACTACATCTACGACGGCGATGCGCCATTGGCCGAGCGGCGCGCGCAGGCCCTGTCGGTGGACCAGTCGCAGCTGCGCGATCTGATCGGCGACACCGGCCTGCGAGATTTGCTCGACGCCGGCGCGCTCGAATCACTGGAAGCCGACCTGCAGCACCTGCCCGAGCGGTTTCACGCCCGGTCCACCGACGCCGTCCACGACCTGCTGCTGCGCCTCGGCGACCTGTCGCGAGACGAGATCGCCGCGCGCAGCGAGCCGACGGTAGCGGCGGTGGCGATCGCCGAGCTGACGTCAACCCGCCGAGCGGTCGAAGTGCGCATCGCCGGCGAGCCCAGGTTGATCGCGGTGGAGGATGCTGCGCGGTTCCGTGACGCGGTCGGCACGCCGCTCCCCCCGGGCCTGCCCGACGCGCTGCTCGAATCGGTCGCCGATCCCGTGAGCGACCTGGTGCGCCGGTTCGCGCGCACGCACGGGCCGTTCATCAGCGCCGACCTCGGTACCCGTCTCGGCCTGGGTGTCGCCGTCGTCGATGCCACGCTCGTGCGCCTGCGCGCGTTGGGACGCGTCATCGACGGTGAGTTCCGCCCTGGCGGCCGCGGACGCGAGTGGTGTGACGCCGAGGTGTTGCGCAGCGTGCGCCAACGCTCGCTGGCCAAGCTGCGACAGGAAGTGGAGCCGGTGGAGGCAGGAGCCCTCGGGCGTTTCCTGGTCCGCTGGCATGGCCTGGCGCGGCCGCGCGCGGGCCTCGACGGCCTCCTTGATGCGATCGAGCAGTTGCAGGGAGTCCCGCTGGTGGCGTCGCTCGTCGACCGCGAGGTGCTGGCGGCCCGTGTCCATGACTACGCGCCGGCGATGCTCGACACGTTGATGGGCGCCGGCGAAGTGACCTGGGTCGGGGTCGAGTCACTCGGTGAACGCGATGGCCGCATCGCGCTCTATCTAACCGACCACGTGGCGAAGCTGCGGCCCCCCGCCGCCCTGGATCCGGCGCGAGAGTCAGGGCTCGCCGATCGCGACGCGCGCATCGTCGCGTTCCTGGCCCGGCAAGGGGCGTCGTTCTTCGGCCCTCTGCACGAGGCCGCGGGTGGCGGCTTCCCGCAGGAGACCCTGGATGCGCTCTGGGACTTGGTCTGGAAAGGACTGGTCACCAACGACACGCTGCACGCGCTGCGGGCGTTTACGGCGCCGCCCGAACGGTCGCGACGGGCGGGCCGTGCGCCCTTTCGATCGCGGCGGCTGGTGCCGCCATCGGCCGAGGGGCGCTGGGCGCTCGCGCCGGTTGCTGACGGCACGCCGACGACGTGGGCCGCGGCCATGGCCAATCAGTTGCTGATGCGGCACGGCGTGGTCACGCGCGATGTCGCCGTCATCGAACAACTCCCGGGCGGCTTCTCGGCGCTCTATCCGGTGTTGCGAAGGCTCGAAGAGACCGGCCGCATCCGGCGGGGATACTTCGTGGCCGGGCTCGGTGCCGCGCAGTTCGCGCAACCGGGCGCGGTCGATCTGCTGCGCGATGCCCGTGACGCCGCCACCAGCGACGCCACGATTACCCTGTCGGCCACCGACCCGGCGAATCCGTACGGCATCCTGATCCCGTGGCCGCTCGAGAAGGCCACCCGCACCGCCGGTTCGCGCGTGGTCCTGGTGAATGGCCAGTTGGTCGCCTGGATTGGCCGCGGCGATCGCCACCTGGTGGTGTCGCTGCCTGGAGACGAGCCCGAGCGATCGCACGCGGGCCGCGCGCTCGCCCGGGAACTCGTCAGGATTGCCGGCCACGCCCGGGACGAGCGGCGCGGGTGGCTGATCGCGGAGATCAACGGGCAACCCGCCGCGGAGGATTCGTCCAGCCAGTATCTGCTGGAGCACGGCTTCTCTGCGACCGGCATGGGCCTGCAGTTGCGTGTCTCGAAACGCCGCGCGTCGGCCGATCCTGAAGACGAGCCTGAGGATGCCTGA